Proteins found in one Clostridium kluyveri DSM 555 genomic segment:
- a CDS encoding SpoVG family protein, with product MRKEKEITPDVEVKINSMYPPGGSGGIRAYASATVDGCLGIRGIKVVEGGRDGLFVSIPSRKTENGYKEICFPVTKEFREQLHKAVPESYQQAVAMKQAPAQPQEAAPEQSQPPMQMGGM from the coding sequence ATGCGAAAGGAGAAAGAAATCACGCCTGATGTAGAAGTGAAAATCAATTCCATGTACCCGCCCGGAGGCAGCGGCGGCATCCGTGCCTACGCTTCAGCAACGGTGGACGGATGCCTCGGTATCCGGGGCATCAAGGTGGTGGAGGGAGGCCGTGACGGTCTCTTTGTTTCCATTCCAAGCCGTAAGACAGAAAACGGCTACAAAGAAATCTGCTTTCCGGTAACCAAAGAGTTCCGGGAGCAGCTCCATAAGGCGGTGCCGGAAAGCTACCAGCAGGCCGTAGCCATGAAACAAGCCCCGGCGCAGCCGCAGGAAGCCGCACCAGAACAGTCTCAGCCGCCCATGCAGATGGGCGGTATGTAA
- a CDS encoding DHH family phosphoesterase, which yields MQDNYNYFITSNKVYMIIIAVLILLLMLYGHIIIGSITIALYVLLVIYNIKNTKFRKSEWKKFIEDFSSKLDIATTSTLVKFPFPLVIIKVTGDVLWYNQNFSSILKGKDILGQNIKNIARDFNIKQAVNGKESVFKYIKIKDKYYDIYTNIVGTSEKSKDKIVILYLYDVSQSYDMVNSINANKDTIMLMEVDNFDDVVKAMDEDDRPLIIAEIERTINIYAQGLNAMIRKYESNKYIFCIQNKYIEKEMEKKFEILDTVREINMGNKLAVTLSIGIGRGGATPLENEKYAVSAKELALGRGGDQAVVKNGDKLLFYGGKAKEVEKRTKVKARVVAQALVDIINDSSSIFIMGHIKPDIDCLGAAVGIHSVVGLLGKMCYIVLNNPNESTKLILAKIKEEKEYKDVFIHSRDCEDKMDENSLLIIVDVHSEGYVESMDLVNKFSRMVIIDHHRRTTDFIKGSLLSYIEPYASSTSELVTEMLPYMVEKPDIKTIEAEALLAGICVDTKNFYFKTGVRTFEAASFLRRLGADTIEIKKFFSYDLKTYLKRAEIIRSANIYNNIAIAVCPKQIESILLAAQAADELLNITGIQASFVFVKIKDEIFISGRSLGDINVQVILETLGGGGHITMAGAKLEYVTIDEALLKLKDAIKKYVKESEK from the coding sequence ATGCAAGATAATTATAATTATTTTATAACTAGTAATAAAGTATATATGATAATAATTGCAGTGCTGATTTTATTATTAATGCTGTATGGACATATAATAATTGGTAGCATAACTATTGCTTTGTACGTGCTGCTTGTAATCTATAATATAAAAAATACAAAATTCAGGAAAAGTGAATGGAAAAAATTTATAGAAGATTTCTCCTCCAAACTTGATATAGCTACTACAAGTACACTTGTTAAATTCCCATTTCCCCTTGTTATAATAAAGGTAACTGGAGATGTACTTTGGTATAATCAAAACTTTTCCTCTATATTAAAAGGAAAAGATATATTAGGTCAAAATATTAAAAACATTGCAAGAGATTTTAATATTAAACAGGCGGTAAATGGCAAGGAAAGTGTATTTAAATATATAAAAATCAAGGATAAATATTATGATATATATACAAATATAGTAGGTACTTCTGAAAAATCTAAGGATAAGATTGTTATATTATATCTTTATGATGTGAGCCAATCCTATGATATGGTAAATTCGATAAATGCAAATAAAGATACTATAATGCTTATGGAAGTAGATAATTTTGATGATGTAGTTAAGGCTATGGATGAAGATGATAGACCACTTATAATAGCAGAGATAGAAAGAACTATAAATATTTATGCACAGGGTTTAAATGCAATGATTAGAAAGTATGAATCTAATAAATATATATTTTGTATACAGAATAAGTATATAGAAAAAGAAATGGAAAAAAAATTTGAAATATTAGATACTGTAAGAGAAATAAACATGGGAAACAAGCTCGCAGTAACTTTAAGTATAGGTATAGGTAGAGGAGGAGCCACTCCTTTAGAAAATGAAAAATATGCAGTATCAGCTAAAGAATTGGCATTAGGTAGAGGTGGAGATCAAGCGGTTGTAAAAAATGGAGATAAGTTACTATTTTATGGTGGAAAAGCTAAAGAAGTTGAAAAAAGAACTAAAGTAAAGGCAAGGGTGGTAGCTCAAGCACTTGTAGATATAATAAATGATAGCAGCAGTATATTTATAATGGGACATATCAAGCCAGATATAGATTGTTTGGGTGCTGCAGTAGGAATACACAGTGTAGTAGGCCTACTAGGGAAGATGTGTTACATTGTATTAAATAATCCAAATGAAAGTACAAAGCTTATACTGGCTAAAATAAAAGAAGAAAAAGAATATAAGGATGTATTTATACATAGTAGGGATTGTGAAGATAAGATGGATGAAAACAGTCTTCTTATAATTGTAGATGTTCACAGTGAAGGCTATGTAGAAAGTATGGATTTAGTGAATAAATTTAGTAGGATGGTTATAATTGACCATCATAGAAGAACTACAGATTTTATTAAAGGGTCACTTTTAAGTTATATTGAACCTTATGCATCATCTACTTCTGAATTAGTTACGGAAATGCTGCCATATATGGTAGAAAAGCCTGATATAAAAACTATAGAAGCAGAAGCTCTTCTTGCAGGGATATGTGTAGATACTAAAAATTTCTATTTTAAAACTGGGGTAAGAACTTTTGAAGCTGCTTCATTTTTAAGGAGACTCGGTGCAGATACTATAGAAATAAAAAAATTTTTTTCTTATGATTTAAAAACTTATTTGAAAAGGGCTGAAATTATAAGGTCAGCTAATATATATAATAATATTGCCATAGCAGTATGTCCCAAGCAAATAGAAAGTATACTATTAGCAGCTCAAGCAGCAGATGAATTGCTAAATATTACAGGTATTCAAGCGTCTTTTGTTTTTGTTAAAATAAAAGATGAAATATTCATTAGCGGAAGATCCCTAGGAGATATAAATGTGCAAGTTATACTTGAAACATTAGGCGGAGGAGGACATATTACTATGGCAGGAGCAAAATTAGAATATGTAACTATAGATGAAGCCTTATTAAAATTAAAAGATGCCATAAAGAAATATGTTAAGGAGAGTGAAAAATAA
- a CDS encoding YodL domain-containing protein: MRNIRMEKDIILYYGNSAGYVSGGKAVVDPLFESDELKAFLSRQKDIGEVKWTNGIYDRLVNGQRDAQELTLLKSCRVWQLKPESDIRMRFISLEDFGKSFGEPQMSDYQTVYDGEVETNDLEALYTKFNTAHPPGYAGHSLSMSDVLELYDENGSSFYYCDRFGFQEIGFTPPEQTQTMQL; the protein is encoded by the coding sequence ATGCGAAATATCCGGATGGAAAAAGATATCATTCTGTACTACGGCAACTCTGCCGGTTATGTCAGCGGCGGCAAAGCGGTGGTTGATCCTCTCTTCGAGTCGGACGAACTGAAAGCCTTTCTCAGCCGCCAAAAAGATATCGGCGAGGTGAAATGGACGAACGGCATATACGACCGCCTTGTGAACGGTCAGAGAGATGCCCAAGAACTCACCCTGCTGAAAAGCTGCCGTGTGTGGCAGTTAAAGCCCGAATCGGATATCCGGATGCGCTTCATCAGCCTTGAAGATTTCGGCAAATCATTCGGAGAACCGCAAATGTCCGATTACCAAACAGTCTATGACGGCGAGGTGGAAACCAACGATCTGGAGGCGCTGTACACCAAATTCAACACAGCCCATCCTCCCGGCTATGCGGGGCATTCCCTATCCATGTCGGATGTGCTGGAGCTGTACGATGAAAACGGCAGCAGCTTTTATTACTGCGACCGTTTCGGATTTCAGGAAATCGGCTTCACCCCACCGGAACAGACACAAACCATGCAACTCTAA
- a CDS encoding DNA adenine methylase, whose amino-acid sequence MNSFISWVGGKKALRNIIYRLFPKDFGRYIEVFGGGGWVLFGRPPDCKGMEVYNDFNGNLTNLFYCVKNRTLAFLKQLGFLPLNSRHEFNVLRRFFEKDEFNDEYLQEELELAQQNLPPPEFEELRAIMLEQAEPSDVWRAAAFFKLIRYSYGSGCTSYGCQPFDIRKVFAVIWQASRRLADTVVENKDFEALIRQYDRDDAFFYCDPPYYMTEGHYAVEFLKTDHQRLRNALAGCKGKWMVSYNDCEFIRELYQDYTITPVTRLNNLAQRYEGGCEYSEVIITNYDPKERENSSCQLNLFDYGICMDEDNPPEYRIE is encoded by the coding sequence ATCAATAGCTTTATCAGCTGGGTGGGCGGCAAGAAAGCCCTCCGCAATATCATTTATAGGCTCTTCCCCAAGGACTTCGGCAGATACATTGAAGTCTTTGGCGGCGGGGGTTGGGTGTTGTTTGGCAGACCGCCAGACTGCAAAGGAATGGAGGTCTACAACGATTTTAACGGCAATCTGACAAATCTGTTCTACTGCGTAAAAAACAGAACTCTAGCATTTTTGAAGCAGCTGGGCTTCCTACCCCTCAACTCCCGGCATGAGTTTAATGTGCTGCGACGCTTCTTTGAAAAGGACGAATTTAATGACGAATATTTGCAGGAAGAACTGGAACTGGCGCAGCAGAACCTCCCGCCGCCTGAGTTTGAGGAATTGAGGGCAATTATGTTGGAGCAGGCGGAGCCAAGCGATGTGTGGCGAGCGGCGGCCTTTTTCAAGCTCATCCGCTACAGCTACGGCAGCGGATGCACCTCTTACGGCTGCCAGCCCTTTGACATCCGAAAGGTGTTTGCCGTGATATGGCAGGCATCGAGGCGGCTTGCCGATACCGTGGTAGAAAACAAGGATTTCGAGGCATTGATCCGGCAATATGACCGGGACGATGCCTTTTTTTATTGCGATCCGCCGTATTACATGACCGAGGGTCACTATGCGGTGGAGTTTCTCAAAACCGACCATCAGCGGCTCCGGAATGCACTGGCAGGCTGCAAGGGCAAATGGATGGTCAGCTATAACGACTGTGAATTCATCCGGGAGCTGTATCAGGATTACACCATCACCCCGGTCACCCGCCTGAACAATCTGGCACAGCGGTATGAGGGAGGCTGCGAGTACTCGGAAGTCATCATTACCAACTACGATCCCAAGGAGCGGGAAAATTCCTCATGTCAGTTAAACTTATTTGATTATGGAATCTGCATGGATGAGGACAATCCCCCGGAATACAGGATTGAATAA
- the lonC gene encoding Lon family ATP-dependent protease, with product MNNSIPIDIQVKVLYDLLKKVMDEATINDKVEKYNLQDYINSEDVFKRIYALNKIVSDGKGLSIIPNQSNIYNALEDTNNWLAETLAERYVRTKIEREVEKNVTERQDKYMDEVRLSIIKKQRGPENAKTLKKYAKLEVLDSKNLSKNIQRLLRPETFDEIIGQRRAVESILSKIASPYPQHIILYGPPGVGKTTAARIALEEAKKLKFTPFNKDAKFVEVDGTTLRWDPREITNPLLGSVHDPIYQGTRRDLAEGGIPEPKLGLVTEAHGGVLFIDEIGELDEMLQNKLLKVLEDKRVEFSSSYYDPDDESIPKYIKYLFDKGAPADFLLIGATTREPGEINPALRSRCTEVYFEPLSIKDIQSIVENAALKLNIEMESGVSELISKYTIEGRKAINILSDVYGYVLYNSGVKDLNDKIKITVEDLKKIISIGRFKSFEEVSLKSEYEVGHIYGLGVSGYIGSTIEIESVAFKAKEKGRGVVRFNDTAGSMAKDSVFNAASVIRKITDKDISDYDIHVNIIGGGRIDGPSAGAAITVCIISSLLNKPLKQDIAITGEISLRGNIKPVGGIFEKTYGAKRNGIKTMVIPIENLKEVPTDIKDIKVEPVSNIEELMKIVF from the coding sequence ATGAATAATTCCATACCAATAGATATTCAAGTTAAAGTATTATATGATTTATTAAAGAAAGTTATGGATGAAGCCACTATAAATGACAAGGTGGAAAAGTATAATCTTCAAGATTACATAAACAGTGAGGATGTATTCAAGAGAATATATGCTTTAAATAAAATAGTAAGTGATGGAAAAGGATTAAGTATTATACCAAATCAGTCTAATATATATAATGCTTTAGAGGATACCAATAATTGGCTTGCGGAGACTTTAGCAGAGAGGTATGTAAGAACTAAAATTGAAAGAGAAGTAGAAAAGAATGTTACAGAACGTCAGGACAAGTACATGGACGAGGTAAGATTAAGTATTATAAAGAAGCAAAGAGGACCAGAGAATGCTAAAACTTTAAAAAAGTATGCAAAACTTGAAGTATTAGATTCTAAAAATCTTAGTAAAAATATACAAAGACTTTTAAGACCAGAAACTTTTGATGAAATTATAGGTCAAAGGAGAGCTGTGGAATCTATACTTTCTAAAATAGCATCACCCTATCCACAGCATATAATTTTATATGGACCTCCTGGGGTAGGTAAGACTACTGCTGCCAGAATTGCTCTTGAAGAGGCAAAAAAATTAAAATTTACTCCTTTTAATAAAGATGCTAAATTTGTAGAAGTTGATGGTACTACCTTAAGATGGGATCCTAGAGAAATCACAAATCCTCTCTTAGGTTCTGTACATGATCCTATATATCAAGGTACAAGAAGGGATCTGGCAGAAGGAGGTATACCAGAACCAAAGCTTGGGCTTGTTACAGAAGCACATGGAGGGGTACTTTTTATTGATGAAATCGGTGAGCTAGATGAAATGCTTCAAAATAAATTATTAAAAGTATTAGAGGATAAGAGAGTTGAATTTTCATCTTCATATTATGATCCTGATGATGAGAGTATTCCAAAATATATAAAATATTTATTTGACAAAGGAGCTCCGGCAGATTTTTTACTAATAGGGGCTACTACTAGGGAACCAGGAGAAATAAACCCAGCTCTTAGGTCAAGATGTACAGAAGTCTATTTTGAGCCTCTTTCTATAAAAGATATACAGAGTATAGTTGAAAATGCAGCACTAAAGTTAAATATAGAAATGGAAAGTGGAGTATCTGAACTTATAAGTAAGTATACTATTGAAGGAAGAAAGGCTATTAATATATTATCAGATGTGTATGGATATGTACTTTATAATAGCGGTGTTAAAGATTTAAATGACAAAATTAAGATTACAGTAGAAGATTTAAAAAAGATTATATCCATAGGTAGGTTTAAATCTTTTGAAGAGGTGTCTTTAAAATCAGAATATGAGGTAGGCCATATTTATGGATTAGGGGTAAGTGGATACATAGGTTCTACTATAGAAATAGAATCAGTGGCATTTAAAGCCAAGGAAAAAGGAAGAGGAGTTGTAAGATTTAATGATACAGCAGGAAGTATGGCAAAGGATTCAGTATTTAACGCTGCTTCAGTAATAAGAAAAATAACGGATAAGGATATAAGTGATTATGATATTCATGTAAATATAATAGGAGGAGGAAGAATTGATGGACCTTCTGCAGGAGCTGCTATTACAGTTTGCATAATAAGTTCTCTTTTAAATAAGCCTTTAAAGCAGGATATTGCTATTACAGGAGAAATATCTTTAAGAGGTAATATAAAGCCTGTAGGTGGAATTTTCGAGAAAACCTACGGTGCTAAAAGGAATGGAATAAAAACGATGGTTATACCTATAGAAAACCTGAAAGAGGTACCTACGGATATTAAGGATATAAAAGTTGAACCAGTATCTAATATTGAAGAATTAATGAAAATAGTATTTTAG
- the hsp18 gene encoding heat shock protein Hsp18, producing MFDMVPFRRNNSIRRGDDAENFFNSFFNNDFLTPFNMNLFNNGFKVDLKETDTSYLIEADLPGMKKDAIDLSFDNNYLTISAKRDDTIEDNKENFIRRERRYGEFKRSFYIDNVDEKNITASFKEGVLKIELPKLEKGKGPTNKIEIH from the coding sequence ATGTTCGATATGGTTCCATTTAGAAGAAATAATTCTATAAGAAGAGGTGATGATGCTGAGAACTTCTTCAATTCTTTCTTTAACAATGATTTTTTAACGCCATTTAACATGAACTTATTTAATAATGGATTTAAAGTTGATCTTAAAGAAACTGATACTTCCTATTTGATTGAAGCAGATCTTCCAGGTATGAAAAAGGATGCTATAGATTTGAGTTTTGATAATAATTATCTAACAATATCTGCTAAACGAGATGACACAATAGAAGATAACAAAGAAAATTTCATAAGAAGAGAAAGAAGATATGGTGAATTTAAGAGAAGCTTTTATATTGACAATGTAGATGAAAAAAATATTACTGCTTCTTTTAAAGAAGGAGTTTTAAAAATTGAACTTCCAAAGTTAGAAAAAGGAAAGGGACCTACTAATAAAATAGAAATACACTAA
- the rplI gene encoding 50S ribosomal protein L9, translated as MKVILLKDVKTLGKKGEVINASDGYARNYLIPKGFAEEANKTNLHIWNNKKEAERKQKLAEIEAAQKLAAELKGKEINLTVKSGENGRIFGSITGKDISDELNKKFKINIDKKKIVINNIRQLGTYDVEVKLYPEISTKIKVIIAEK; from the coding sequence ATGAAAGTTATATTATTAAAAGACGTAAAAACTCTAGGGAAAAAAGGTGAAGTTATAAATGCTTCAGATGGATATGCCAGAAATTATTTAATACCAAAAGGATTTGCAGAGGAGGCAAATAAAACTAATCTTCATATATGGAACAATAAAAAGGAAGCTGAAAGAAAACAGAAGCTTGCAGAAATTGAAGCAGCACAAAAGCTTGCAGCAGAATTAAAGGGAAAGGAAATAAATTTAACTGTTAAATCAGGAGAAAATGGAAGAATATTCGGTTCTATAACCGGAAAGGATATTTCAGATGAACTAAATAAAAAATTTAAAATAAATATAGATAAGAAAAAGATAGTAATTAATAATATAAGACAGCTTGGTACTTATGATGTGGAAGTTAAATTATATCCTGAAATATCTACAAAAATAAAAGTAATTATTGCAGAAAAATAA
- a CDS encoding DUF6133 family protein, whose product MNKANMLAIKARMALTNNHAEGFVDTAIKILMAVVIGALVLAGLYMLFDKTVLPTLVQRIKDMFNYAG is encoded by the coding sequence ATGAACAAAGCAAATATGCTGGCAATCAAAGCAAGAATGGCGCTCACCAACAACCACGCCGAGGGCTTCGTGGATACCGCCATCAAAATTTTAATGGCAGTGGTCATCGGCGCTTTGGTGCTGGCCGGTCTGTATATGCTCTTCGACAAAACCGTACTGCCCACTCTCGTACAGCGCATCAAGGATATGTTCAACTATGCCGGATAA
- a CDS encoding replicative DNA helicase — MDAPLGSIPHNLEAEQSVIGSMLIDKSSIVESMEILKVDDFYRESHKVIFEAILDLYKRDIAVDIITLTESLKSKSKLEAAGGITYISELSGSIVSTVNLQSYIKIIKDKSTLRKLIKASTKIIEESYNNQNNVEKTIDMAEKSIFDLSNNRKVSDFEPMNVVLERGFLEIERLFNNKGQTTGVASGFRELDAKTSGFQKGDMVLVAARPSMGKTTFALNIAEYAALREGKKVAVFSLEMSKEQLAYKLLCSEAHIDMLKLRTGNLEDKDWENIARASGPLAEAKIFIDDTAGISIMEMRSKCRRLKIEHGIDIIIIDYLQLMSGGRNSESRQQEVSEISRFIKSLAKEMQCPVIALSQLSRAPEARSDHRPMLSDLRESGSIEQDADIVMFLYRDEYYNKETEEKNVAECIIAKQRNGPTGTIKLAWMGQFSKFGNLDVIHQE, encoded by the coding sequence ATGGATGCACCTTTAGGAAGTATACCTCATAATTTGGAAGCTGAGCAAAGTGTAATTGGTTCAATGCTTATTGACAAGTCTTCCATAGTTGAATCTATGGAAATCTTAAAAGTTGATGATTTTTATAGAGAATCACACAAGGTTATATTTGAAGCTATTCTAGATTTATATAAGAGGGATATAGCTGTAGATATAATAACATTGACTGAAAGTTTGAAATCTAAATCTAAATTGGAAGCTGCGGGGGGAATAACATATATAAGTGAGTTAAGTGGTTCTATAGTATCAACTGTTAATTTGCAATCTTATATAAAGATTATAAAAGATAAATCTACCCTTAGAAAACTTATTAAAGCTTCTACAAAGATAATAGAGGAAAGTTATAATAATCAAAATAATGTAGAGAAAACTATTGATATGGCCGAAAAATCTATATTTGATTTGTCCAATAATAGAAAGGTATCTGATTTTGAGCCTATGAATGTTGTACTTGAAAGAGGATTTTTAGAAATAGAAAGATTGTTCAACAATAAAGGGCAGACTACAGGGGTAGCTTCCGGGTTCAGGGAATTAGATGCTAAAACTTCAGGATTTCAAAAGGGTGATATGGTTTTGGTAGCTGCCAGGCCCTCTATGGGTAAAACGACTTTTGCATTGAATATAGCAGAATATGCAGCTTTAAGAGAGGGTAAGAAAGTGGCTGTATTTTCTCTTGAAATGTCAAAGGAACAATTAGCATATAAATTATTATGTTCTGAAGCACATATAGATATGCTAAAACTTAGAACTGGAAATTTAGAGGATAAGGATTGGGAAAACATTGCTAGAGCTTCAGGACCTTTGGCTGAAGCAAAAATATTTATAGATGATACTGCAGGAATATCCATTATGGAAATGAGATCCAAATGTAGAAGATTAAAAATAGAGCATGGTATAGATATTATAATTATAGATTATCTACAACTTATGAGCGGTGGAAGAAATTCGGAAAGTAGACAACAGGAGGTATCGGAGATATCTAGATTTATAAAATCACTTGCAAAAGAGATGCAGTGCCCTGTTATAGCACTTTCACAATTATCCCGTGCTCCAGAGGCCAGATCGGATCACAGACCTATGCTTTCAGATTTAAGGGAATCAGGTTCTATAGAACAGGATGCTGACATAGTTATGTTTTTATATAGAGATGAATATTATAATAAAGAAACAGAAGAAAAAAATGTGGCAGAATGCATTATTGCAAAACAAAGAAATGGCCCTACTGGTACCATAAAATTAGCTTGGATGGGACAATTTAGTAAATTTGGAAATCTGGATGTAATACATCAAGAATAA